A stretch of the Methylacidiphilum caldifontis genome encodes the following:
- the rpsO gene encoding 30S ribosomal protein S15, which translates to MEVETDKKKLIESFRLHEKDTGSAVVQIALLTQKIKRLTTHLQNNRKDHSSRRGLLRMVNRRRKLLEYLNRTEPEKYREMLNRLSLRK; encoded by the coding sequence ATGGAAGTAGAAACTGACAAAAAAAAGTTAATTGAATCGTTTAGGCTTCACGAGAAAGATACCGGCTCTGCTGTTGTTCAAATCGCCTTGCTTACTCAAAAAATAAAGCGGCTTACCACGCACCTTCAAAATAATCGAAAGGATCATAGCTCAAGAAGAGGGCTTTTACGTATGGTTAACAGGAGAAGAAAGCTTCTGGAATATTTGAATCGTACAGAGCCTGAAAAATATCGAGAAATGCTTAACCGACTTTCTCTTCGAAAATAA